A section of the Candidatus Izemoplasmatales bacterium genome encodes:
- the ald gene encoding alanine dehydrogenase, translating into MNVGCVKEIKKLESRVGLTPSAAREYVNAGHRVLIETNAGAMSGFPDADYVKAGAVICEKAEQVWNQSDMIVKVKEPLAPEYRFFRDGLVLYTYLHLAADEELTNELLKTKVKAVAYETIVTDDGGLPCLKPMSEVAGRLAIIEGAKRLEKPFGGSGILLSGVPGVDRGNVVIVGAGVVGENALKLAVGMEANVTVLDVNLKKLTYLDELYGNRITTLYSTADNIEKSLEKADLVVSGVLLPGAKAPKLIKRAYYKNMRPGSVIVDVAIDQGGSTEVSKATYHDDPVFVVDGINHYCVANMPGAVPRTSTIALNNATLRYGLAIANLGLEAAYRAQKPIRMGVNTYDGRCTCKGVADAFGIPFVDLA; encoded by the coding sequence ATGAATGTAGGTTGTGTGAAAGAGATCAAAAAACTCGAGAGCCGCGTCGGGTTGACCCCGTCCGCGGCGCGCGAGTACGTGAATGCCGGCCACCGCGTGCTGATCGAAACGAACGCCGGGGCGATGTCGGGCTTTCCCGACGCCGACTACGTGAAGGCCGGTGCCGTCATCTGCGAAAAGGCCGAACAGGTCTGGAATCAGTCGGACATGATCGTCAAAGTCAAGGAACCCCTCGCGCCCGAATACCGTTTCTTCCGCGACGGGCTCGTTCTCTATACGTATCTCCATCTGGCCGCGGACGAGGAACTCACGAACGAACTCCTGAAGACCAAGGTCAAGGCCGTCGCCTACGAGACGATCGTCACCGACGACGGCGGGCTTCCCTGCCTCAAGCCGATGAGCGAGGTCGCCGGTCGTCTGGCGATCATCGAAGGCGCCAAGCGGCTGGAGAAGCCGTTCGGCGGATCCGGCATCCTCCTGTCCGGTGTGCCGGGCGTCGATCGCGGCAACGTCGTGATCGTCGGCGCCGGCGTGGTTGGCGAGAACGCCCTCAAGCTGGCCGTCGGGATGGAAGCCAACGTCACCGTCCTCGATGTCAATCTGAAGAAGCTCACCTATCTCGACGAACTCTACGGCAACCGCATCACGACCCTGTACAGCACCGCCGACAACATCGAGAAGTCGCTCGAGAAGGCCGATCTGGTCGTCTCCGGCGTGCTTCTCCCGGGCGCCAAGGCGCCGAAGCTGATCAAGCGCGCATACTACAAGAACATGCGCCCGGGATCGGTCATCGTCGACGTCGCGATCGACCAGGGCGGATCCACCGAAGTCTCGAAGGCGACATACCACGACGACCCCGTCTTCGTCGTCGACGGCATCAACCACTACTGCGTCGCCAACATGCCGGGCGCGGTTCCCAGAACCTCGACGATCGCCCTCAACAACGCCACCCTGCGCTACGGTCTGGCGATCGCCAACTTGGGTCTCGAGGCGGCCTATCGAGCCCAGAAACCGATCCGGATGGGCGTCAACACCTACGACGGCAGGTGCACCTGCAAGGGCGTCGCCGACGCGTTCGGAATCCCGTTCGTCGATCTCGCCTGA
- a CDS encoding NAD-dependent epimerase/dehydratase family protein produces MKCIVTGATGHIGNVLVRELYHHGYDIRAIVLKNDDATMIEPLAEIVRGNILDCAFLAEHLRDADVVFHLAGIVEIGSGKKNAIMKVNVEGTKNVLEACLKNGIPRLVYTSSVHAIPELPKDEWMREIDAFDPAKVHGLYAKSKAMATAAVLAAKDSPLDVVVVHPSGVIGPFDYKLSNVSQVFIDYLCGRLTAYLSGGYNFVDVRDVATGIRLAAEKGRRGECYILSGSEITVKELLDEIAAIEGRKRIRTKLAFWFILAMSYFAEAYYKIVRSKPLFTHYSILVLHSNRHFDNGKAVRELGFATRDIRASIRDTYRFAVEYYLEKHGRRYRVKAVGKG; encoded by the coding sequence ATGAAGTGCATCGTCACCGGCGCGACCGGCCACATCGGCAACGTCCTCGTCCGGGAACTCTACCATCACGGCTACGACATCCGCGCGATCGTCCTAAAAAACGACGACGCCACGATGATCGAACCGCTCGCGGAGATTGTCCGCGGGAACATCCTCGATTGCGCCTTCCTGGCGGAACACCTGCGCGACGCCGACGTCGTCTTCCATCTCGCCGGCATCGTCGAGATCGGTTCGGGGAAGAAGAACGCGATCATGAAGGTGAACGTCGAAGGCACGAAGAACGTGCTCGAAGCATGTCTGAAGAACGGCATCCCGCGCTTGGTCTACACCTCGAGCGTGCATGCGATCCCGGAACTGCCGAAGGACGAATGGATGCGGGAGATCGACGCCTTCGATCCCGCCAAGGTCCACGGTCTCTACGCCAAGTCGAAGGCGATGGCGACGGCCGCGGTCCTGGCGGCGAAGGATTCGCCGCTCGACGTCGTCGTGGTCCATCCCTCCGGCGTCATCGGTCCGTTCGACTACAAGCTCTCCAACGTCAGTCAGGTCTTCATCGACTATCTCTGCGGCCGGCTCACCGCGTATCTGTCCGGCGGCTACAACTTCGTCGACGTGCGGGACGTCGCGACCGGTATCCGGCTTGCGGCCGAGAAGGGCCGAAGAGGGGAATGCTACATCCTGTCGGGAAGCGAGATCACGGTGAAGGAACTGCTCGACGAGATCGCCGCGATCGAGGGGCGCAAGCGGATCCGCACCAAGCTCGCGTTCTGGTTCATCCTGGCGATGAGCTACTTCGCGGAGGCCTACTACAAGATCGTCAGGAGCAAGCCGCTCTTCACGCACTATTCGATCCTCGTCCTGCACTCGAACCGCCACTTCGACAACGGCAAGGCGGTGCGCGAACTCGGGTTTGCGACCCGCGACATCCGCGCGTCGATCCGCGACACCTACCGGTTCGCGGTCGAGTACTATCTCGAGAAGCACGGGCGCCGCTATCGCGTCAAGGCCGTCGGAAAAGGATGA
- a CDS encoding sialate O-acetylesterase: protein MKPFFTLSSVFADHMVFQSGKPVRLFGTCRKKVELKVDWKGEQIKYRTEGTTFLIELPSLPVTKTPFSFAVSCKKQVVEIRDCLAGDVILCGGQSNMQFTVKDTVFETRPKPNRNIRFYEVPKLPYDNAHVEFPWLYQSHPKWVECDKDSALWFSAIGYYVSQSLQEELDVPIGVISCNNGDTSVFTWTAMADLSDNPALARYLAAYRTELAKYPKADDYDRLFKERLPKLMEFWGEIEKGVAAGLSGEEANRQAYEKVGDSTLPMGPKHWNRPAGEFDTMLRTVVPFTIKAVLFYQGESDHQNADLYEQAFKTMIRSWRRVFDDATLPFVFTQVAGYSYPGLPEPGIALVREAQAACINLVDNVFMASAVDLGEENNIHPKDKRIVAQRLLDVLLEKVYRKGKNSLSPALFSYQYAEGKLVVYTQYNAMNLVSRSGQNLGFTVLFENGCEFEAEKVELTGNQIIVRNIKHAVEVRHNFKNFPHCDIYSANELPLLPFRIKLKY, encoded by the coding sequence ATGAAACCGTTCTTCACGCTTTCGTCGGTGTTCGCCGACCACATGGTGTTCCAGTCCGGAAAACCCGTCCGGCTCTTCGGTACCTGCCGCAAGAAGGTCGAACTGAAGGTCGACTGGAAGGGCGAACAGATCAAGTACCGGACCGAAGGAACGACATTCTTGATCGAACTCCCCTCCCTTCCCGTCACGAAGACGCCGTTTTCCTTCGCCGTCTCCTGCAAGAAGCAGGTCGTTGAGATCCGCGACTGCCTCGCCGGCGACGTGATCCTCTGCGGCGGCCAGTCGAACATGCAGTTCACCGTCAAGGACACGGTCTTCGAGACGCGTCCGAAGCCGAACCGCAACATCCGCTTCTATGAAGTTCCGAAACTCCCGTACGACAACGCCCACGTCGAGTTCCCGTGGCTCTACCAGTCGCATCCGAAATGGGTCGAGTGCGACAAAGATTCGGCCCTCTGGTTCTCGGCGATCGGCTATTACGTCTCCCAGAGTCTCCAGGAGGAGCTCGACGTCCCGATCGGCGTCATCTCCTGCAACAACGGCGATACCTCCGTCTTCACCTGGACGGCGATGGCGGATCTGTCGGACAATCCGGCGCTCGCCCGCTATCTGGCCGCGTACAGGACCGAACTGGCGAAGTATCCCAAGGCCGACGACTACGACAGGCTGTTCAAGGAACGTCTGCCCAAGCTGATGGAGTTCTGGGGCGAGATCGAGAAGGGCGTCGCCGCCGGGCTCTCCGGCGAGGAAGCCAACCGACAGGCCTACGAGAAGGTCGGCGACTCGACCCTGCCGATGGGTCCGAAGCACTGGAACCGCCCCGCCGGCGAGTTCGACACGATGCTCCGCACGGTCGTGCCGTTCACGATCAAGGCCGTCCTCTTCTATCAGGGCGAATCCGACCACCAGAACGCGGACCTCTACGAGCAGGCGTTCAAGACGATGATCCGCTCCTGGCGGAGGGTGTTCGACGACGCAACCCTGCCGTTCGTGTTCACCCAGGTTGCGGGGTATTCCTACCCGGGTCTGCCGGAACCCGGCATCGCCCTCGTCCGCGAGGCGCAGGCCGCATGCATCAATCTCGTCGACAACGTCTTCATGGCTTCGGCCGTCGACCTCGGCGAGGAGAACAACATCCATCCGAAGGACAAGCGCATCGTCGCCCAGCGCCTGCTCGACGTGCTCCTCGAGAAGGTCTACCGCAAGGGCAAGAACTCGCTCTCGCCCGCCCTCTTCAGCTATCAGTACGCCGAGGGCAAGCTGGTCGTCTACACCCAGTACAACGCCATGAACCTGGTGTCGCGATCGGGTCAGAACCTCGGGTTCACCGTCCTGTTCGAGAACGGCTGCGAGTTCGAAGCGGAAAAGGTCGAACTGACCGGCAACCAGATCATCGTCCGCAACATCAAGCATGCCGTCGAAGTCCGCCACAACTTCAAGAACTTCCCGCACTGCGACATCTATTCGGCCAACGAACTGCCCCTGCTTCCGTTCCGCATCAAGCTCAAATACTGA
- a CDS encoding helicase C-terminal domain-containing protein, whose product MKTLEISVREIAELLFGSGNIASERMLAVRAEEGTEIHQYWQGRYEADDRKEVYVKTAVEHDGFRLEVSGRIDGVVTRGGALTIEEIKSTHDDLESIDETTYPAHLVQAKIYGYMYCLEHTLPRIGVHLTYIRVEDRAVRTIEKSITFKMLEKHFMKIVAQYVEWAKKLDDHEENRLKSIAGLNFPHPEYRAHQRELMGHVYRTIVDKGVLYATAPTGIGKTVATMFASLKAINQPRQKLFYLTAKNDGKRIALDTVAQLEKNGLIAKTCEITAKDSVCFLKERDCDPEVCKYANGYYSRVFKAIRDMFDNGSIYTKEMIAEFARKHRVCPFELSLDVSNYVDIVVADYNYAFDPLVHLIRYFEDSAYSPILLVDEAHNLVSRSREMYSATLTREHFTRLSEVCRFLKPSPKKEIDRIVDLFDEYETELLEVDFVRKETVNEYLVAALKRLLVRLDQILTETEKIPNKKELTSVYFDIVLFNKIFEYYNERFVFLLEKIDGVVAVSIKCLNAAGFILDTAKNRSLASVFFSATLEPIHYYKTLLTEGEGKDVKMPSAFPRDNLLLIAVDDVSTRYNDREASIDKVIAVAEALVSGKKGNYIVFFPSYLYLNMVKDKWDLDPDEFEVIVQKREMTLRERTDTVDLFRTDTDRTQIGMFVMGGVFGESIDLIGNRLAGVLIVGVGIPMIAPFNNILRSHFDTEFQAGFDFAYTFPGLNKVIQAVGRVIRSETDRGVAILLDDRFTTRRYRQLYPREWNHLRTINDVDELASTIELFWQPECEAKS is encoded by the coding sequence ATGAAGACGCTAGAGATCAGCGTCCGCGAGATCGCCGAGCTTTTGTTCGGAAGCGGAAACATCGCGAGCGAACGGATGCTCGCGGTCCGGGCGGAGGAAGGCACGGAAATCCATCAGTACTGGCAGGGGCGCTACGAGGCCGACGACCGGAAGGAAGTCTACGTGAAGACGGCCGTCGAGCACGACGGCTTCCGGCTCGAGGTCTCGGGACGGATCGACGGCGTCGTCACCCGCGGCGGCGCGCTCACGATCGAGGAGATCAAGTCGACGCACGACGACCTCGAATCGATCGACGAGACGACCTATCCGGCCCATCTCGTCCAGGCCAAGATCTACGGATACATGTACTGTCTCGAACACACCCTGCCCCGCATCGGCGTCCATCTCACCTACATCCGCGTCGAAGACCGCGCGGTCCGAACGATCGAGAAGTCGATCACCTTCAAGATGCTCGAGAAGCATTTCATGAAGATCGTCGCCCAGTACGTCGAATGGGCGAAGAAGCTCGACGACCACGAGGAAAACCGTCTCAAGTCGATTGCCGGACTCAACTTCCCCCACCCCGAGTATCGCGCCCACCAGCGCGAACTGATGGGACACGTCTACCGCACGATCGTCGACAAGGGGGTCCTCTACGCGACCGCGCCGACCGGCATCGGGAAGACCGTCGCAACCATGTTCGCATCCCTGAAGGCGATCAACCAGCCGCGCCAGAAACTCTTCTACCTGACCGCCAAGAACGACGGAAAGCGGATCGCGCTCGATACCGTCGCGCAGCTCGAGAAGAACGGGTTAATCGCGAAAACGTGCGAAATAACGGCGAAGGACAGCGTCTGCTTCCTGAAGGAGAGGGACTGCGATCCCGAGGTCTGCAAATACGCCAACGGGTATTACAGCCGGGTCTTCAAGGCGATCCGCGACATGTTCGACAACGGCTCCATCTACACCAAGGAGATGATCGCCGAGTTCGCCCGCAAGCATCGCGTCTGCCCGTTCGAGCTCTCGCTCGACGTCTCCAACTACGTCGACATCGTGGTCGCCGACTACAACTACGCCTTCGACCCGCTCGTCCACCTGATCCGCTATTTCGAGGATTCCGCCTACTCGCCGATCCTGCTCGTCGACGAGGCTCACAACCTCGTCTCGCGCAGCCGCGAGATGTACAGCGCGACCCTCACCCGCGAGCATTTCACGCGCCTGTCCGAGGTCTGCAGGTTCCTGAAACCCAGCCCCAAGAAGGAGATCGACCGGATCGTCGACCTCTTCGACGAGTACGAGACCGAACTGCTTGAGGTCGACTTCGTCCGCAAGGAGACCGTGAACGAGTACCTCGTCGCCGCCCTGAAGCGCCTGCTCGTCCGGCTCGACCAGATTCTCACCGAGACCGAGAAGATCCCGAACAAGAAGGAACTCACGAGCGTCTATTTCGACATCGTCCTCTTCAACAAGATCTTCGAATACTACAACGAGCGCTTCGTCTTCCTGCTCGAGAAGATCGACGGCGTCGTCGCCGTCTCGATCAAGTGCCTGAACGCCGCCGGCTTCATCCTCGACACCGCGAAGAACCGATCGCTGGCGAGTGTCTTCTTCAGCGCCACGCTCGAACCGATCCATTACTACAAGACGCTCCTCACCGAAGGCGAGGGCAAGGACGTGAAGATGCCTTCCGCGTTCCCGAGGGACAATCTCCTTCTGATCGCGGTCGACGACGTCTCGACCCGGTACAACGACCGCGAAGCCTCGATCGACAAGGTCATCGCCGTCGCCGAGGCGCTCGTCTCCGGCAAGAAGGGCAACTACATCGTCTTCTTCCCCTCCTACCTCTACCTGAACATGGTGAAGGACAAGTGGGACCTCGATCCGGACGAGTTCGAGGTCATCGTCCAGAAGCGCGAGATGACGCTTCGGGAGCGCACCGACACGGTCGACCTCTTCCGGACCGACACCGACCGGACCCAGATCGGCATGTTCGTGATGGGCGGCGTCTTCGGCGAATCGATCGACCTGATCGGCAACCGTCTCGCCGGCGTCCTGATCGTCGGCGTCGGCATCCCGATGATCGCTCCCTTCAACAACATCCTCAGGTCGCACTTCGATACGGAGTTCCAGGCCGGCTTCGACTTCGCCTACACCTTCCCCGGACTCAACAAGGTGATCCAGGCCGTCGGCCGCGTGATCCGAAGCGAGACCGACCGCGGCGTCGCGATCCTGCTCGACGACCGCTTCACCACCCGCCGGTACAGACAGCTCTATCCCAGGGAATGGAACCACCTGAGGACGATCAACGACGTCGACGAACTCGCGTCGACGATCGAACTCTTCTGGCAACCCGAATGCGAGGCGAAATCATGA
- the rpsJ gene encoding 30S ribosomal protein S10, whose translation MASNQVIRIRLKSYDHRLLDQSAKKIVDTAKKTGAVVSGPIPLPTEKEIFTILRSPHIYKDSREQFERRTHKRLIDIINPSPLTIDSLMHLDLPSGVDIVLK comes from the coding sequence ATGGCATCAAATCAGGTCATCAGAATCAGACTGAAGTCCTACGATCACAGATTGCTGGACCAGTCGGCGAAAAAGATCGTCGACACCGCGAAGAAGACCGGCGCCGTCGTCTCGGGACCGATCCCGCTCCCGACGGAAAAGGAAATCTTCACCATCCTGCGCAGCCCGCACATCTACAAGGACTCCCGCGAGCAGTTCGAGCGCCGGACCCACAAGCGGCTCATCGACATCATCAATCCGTCGCCGCTCACCATCGATTCGTTGATGCATCTGGACCTTCCGTCCGGCGTCGACATCGTCTTGAAGTAA
- the rplC gene encoding 50S ribosomal protein L3, which yields MSKGILGRKVGMTQVFDENGRLIPVTVIEVTPNVVLQKKTVENDGYEAVQLGFMEKRANLVNKPDTGRFAKAGTTPKRYVKEIRGSEMNGYEVGQEVKCDIFAAGEFVDVTGTSKGKGYAGVIKRHNAKRGPMAHGSKYHRGVGSMGSIPAHHIRPGKRMPGRMGGEQVTVQNLVIVAADADKNALLVRGNVPGAIKSLLVVRHAVKKH from the coding sequence ATGTCAAAAGGCATCTTAGGAAGAAAAGTGGGCATGACCCAGGTCTTTGACGAAAACGGAAGACTGATTCCGGTCACCGTCATCGAAGTCACCCCGAACGTCGTCTTGCAGAAGAAGACGGTCGAAAACGACGGCTACGAAGCCGTCCAACTCGGCTTCATGGAGAAGCGCGCCAACCTCGTCAACAAACCCGATACGGGCCGCTTCGCGAAAGCCGGCACCACCCCCAAGCGCTATGTCAAGGAAATCCGCGGATCCGAGATGAACGGATACGAAGTCGGCCAGGAAGTCAAATGCGACATCTTCGCCGCCGGTGAGTTCGTCGACGTCACCGGAACATCCAAGGGCAAAGGCTACGCCGGCGTCATCAAGCGCCACAACGCCAAGCGCGGCCCGATGGCCCACGGTTCCAAATACCATCGCGGCGTCGGTTCGATGGGATCGATCCCGGCGCACCACATCCGTCCCGGCAAGAGAATGCCCGGACGCATGGGCGGAGAACAGGTCACCGTCCAGAACCTCGTGATCGTCGCGGCGGACGCCGACAAGAACGCCCTGCTCGTGCGGGGCAACGTCCCCGGCGCGATCAAGTCGCTCCTGGTCGTCAGACACGCCGTCAAGAAACACTGA
- the rplD gene encoding 50S ribosomal protein L4, giving the protein MPIIAILNQTGQAVGEISLNDAVFAVEPNQQVVYDVVKAQRAAMRQGTNKTKTRAEVSGGGRKPYRQKGTGRARQGSTRAPQWVGGAIIFGPIPRSYDYKVNRKIRRLAMRIVLSDKVREQKFIVLDNLALESYKTKGMVSVLNNLKVAGKTMLMLNDVAEFVEIASRNLPNVQTTVYEHASVYDVMNNAYIVTTAETVKKIEEALL; this is encoded by the coding sequence ATGCCTATCATTGCGATTTTGAACCAGACCGGACAAGCCGTCGGCGAAATCAGCCTGAACGACGCCGTCTTCGCGGTCGAACCGAACCAGCAGGTCGTCTATGACGTCGTGAAGGCCCAGAGAGCCGCCATGCGCCAAGGCACCAACAAGACCAAGACCCGCGCCGAAGTCAGCGGCGGCGGACGCAAGCCTTACCGCCAGAAGGGCACCGGCCGCGCCCGTCAGGGTTCCACCCGCGCCCCGCAGTGGGTCGGCGGCGCCATCATCTTCGGCCCGATCCCGCGCAGCTACGACTACAAGGTCAACCGGAAGATCCGCCGCCTCGCGATGCGGATCGTCCTGTCCGACAAGGTCCGCGAACAGAAATTCATCGTGCTCGACAACCTCGCCCTCGAGTCCTATAAGACCAAGGGAATGGTTTCCGTCCTCAACAATCTGAAGGTCGCCGGCAAGACCATGCTCATGCTCAACGACGTCGCCGAGTTCGTCGAGATCGCCTCGCGCAATCTCCCGAACGTACAAACTACGGTTTACGAACACGCAAGTGTATACGACGTCATGAACAACGCCTACATCGTCACCACCGCCGAAACCGTCAAGAAAATCGAAGAGGCTCTGCTGTAA
- the rplW gene encoding 50S ribosomal protein L23: MDKYQIVKRPIVTEKSTKLSEKNKYTFEVDKNANKIEIKNAIEELFNVKVVAVNVINEIAKAKRVGTHSGFKPAVSKAIVTLAEGSKIDVYKA, from the coding sequence ATGGACAAATACCAGATCGTGAAACGCCCCATCGTCACCGAAAAGTCCACCAAGCTGTCGGAAAAGAACAAGTACACGTTCGAAGTCGACAAGAACGCCAACAAGATCGAGATCAAGAACGCGATCGAAGAACTCTTCAACGTCAAAGTCGTCGCCGTCAACGTCATCAACGAAATCGCCAAGGCGAAGCGCGTCGGGACCCATTCCGGGTTCAAGCCCGCCGTCTCCAAGGCGATCGTCACCTTGGCCGAAGGCTCCAAGATCGACGTCTACAAGGCTTAA
- the rplB gene encoding 50S ribosomal protein L2, whose product MAIIKYRPTTNGLRTMSKLDYAEITSTTPEKSLLETVKKQGGRNNQGKLTVRHQGGGAKQKYRIIDFKRDKDGIPGRVASIEYDPNRSANIALIHYADGEKRYILAPKGLSVDQKIESGANADIIVGNALPIMSIPVGTVVHNIELHPGQGGQLIRAAGAGAQILGREDRYVLVRLMSTEVRRILGVCKATIGEVGNENHELVSLGKAGRRRHMGVRPTVRGSVMNPVDHPHGGGEGKQPVGHPSPMSPWGKKTLGKLTRKHKLASDKLIVRRRTK is encoded by the coding sequence ATGGCCATCATCAAGTATAGACCGACAACCAACGGTCTGCGTACCATGTCGAAGCTCGACTATGCCGAGATCACTTCGACGACCCCAGAGAAGTCGTTGCTGGAAACCGTCAAGAAACAGGGCGGCCGCAACAACCAGGGCAAACTCACCGTCCGCCATCAGGGCGGCGGCGCCAAGCAGAAGTACCGCATCATCGACTTCAAGCGCGACAAGGACGGCATCCCCGGCCGCGTCGCCTCGATCGAGTATGATCCGAACCGCTCCGCCAACATCGCGCTGATCCACTACGCCGACGGCGAGAAGCGCTACATCCTCGCTCCGAAAGGCCTCTCCGTCGACCAGAAGATCGAGTCCGGCGCGAATGCCGACATCATCGTCGGCAACGCCCTCCCGATCATGAGCATCCCGGTCGGCACCGTGGTCCACAACATCGAGCTCCATCCCGGTCAGGGCGGCCAGCTGATTCGCGCCGCCGGCGCAGGCGCGCAGATCCTCGGCCGCGAGGACCGCTACGTCCTCGTCCGCCTCATGTCGACCGAAGTGCGCCGCATCCTCGGCGTCTGCAAGGCGACGATCGGCGAGGTCGGCAACGAGAACCATGAACTCGTCTCGCTCGGCAAGGCCGGCCGCAGACGCCACATGGGCGTCCGCCCGACGGTCCGCGGCTCGGTCATGAACCCGGTCGACCATCCGCACGGCGGCGGCGAAGGCAAGCAGCCGGTCGGTCATCCGTCCCCGATGTCCCCGTGGGGCAAGAAGACCCTCGGCAAACTCACCAGAAAACACAAACTCGCTAGCGACAAGCTGATCGTTAGACGTAGAACCAAGTAG
- the rpsS gene encoding 30S ribosomal protein S19, with protein MSRSIKKGPFCDDHLMKKVLEANKTNSKKVIQTWSRRSTVFPQFVGLTFGVHNGKEHIPVYITEDMVGHKLGEFSPTRTFRGHSDKKAVKKEGAK; from the coding sequence ATGTCTCGTTCAATCAAAAAAGGTCCTTTCTGCGATGACCACCTTATGAAGAAAGTCTTGGAAGCGAACAAAACCAATTCCAAGAAAGTCATCCAAACCTGGTCCAGACGTTCGACGGTCTTCCCGCAGTTCGTGGGTCTGACGTTCGGCGTCCACAACGGCAAGGAGCACATCCCGGTCTACATCACCGAGGACATGGTCGGACACAAGCTCGGCGAATTCTCGCCGACGAGAACGTTCCGCGGCCACTCCGACAAGAAGGCCGTCAAGAAAGAGGGCGCGAAATAA
- the rplV gene encoding 50S ribosomal protein L22, which produces MDVKATLYSVRIAPRKIKLVIDLVRGKDVAEAYAILGATPRGASLAIDKLIKSAVANADHNNQLDVAKLYVKDIAVAGGKTLKRMQPHSQGRGFQILKRTSHVYVTVAERE; this is translated from the coding sequence ATGGATGTCAAAGCCACGCTCTATTCCGTCCGCATCGCTCCCCGCAAGATCAAGCTCGTGATCGACCTCGTCCGCGGCAAGGACGTCGCCGAAGCCTACGCGATCCTCGGCGCGACGCCCCGCGGCGCCTCGCTCGCGATCGACAAGCTGATCAAGTCGGCCGTCGCCAACGCCGACCACAACAACCAGCTTGACGTCGCCAAGCTCTACGTCAAGGACATCGCCGTCGCCGGCGGCAAGACCCTCAAGAGAATGCAGCCGCATTCCCAGGGCCGCGGCTTCCAGATCCTGAAGCGCACCAGCCACGTGTACGTCACCGTGGCGGAAAGGGAGTAG
- the rpsC gene encoding 30S ribosomal protein S3: protein MGQKVSPVGFRVGIIRDWESRWYADKKDVADLLLEDLKIRTLLYELYKNASVSMIEIERSKSRVIITVNTAKPGMVIGKDGATKTAVVDKLKALSKKEVFLNIVEIKHPELDAKLVAESIAQQLENRASFRRVQKVAIQRALKMGAKGCKTLISGRLAGAEIARSEGYSEGNVPLHTLRADIDFALTEAHTTYGKLGVKVWVHRGEILPQKKEAK, encoded by the coding sequence ATGGGCCAGAAAGTCAGTCCTGTAGGATTCAGAGTAGGAATCATCCGCGACTGGGAATCCCGGTGGTACGCCGACAAGAAAGACGTCGCCGACCTGCTCCTGGAAGATCTCAAGATCCGCACTCTGCTCTATGAACTTTACAAGAACGCCAGCGTCTCGATGATCGAGATCGAGCGCAGCAAGTCGCGCGTCATCATCACCGTCAACACCGCCAAACCCGGCATGGTGATCGGCAAGGACGGCGCCACCAAGACCGCCGTCGTCGACAAGCTGAAGGCGCTCTCGAAGAAGGAAGTCTTCCTGAACATCGTCGAAATCAAGCACCCGGAACTCGACGCCAAGCTCGTCGCCGAATCGATCGCGCAGCAGCTTGAGAACCGCGCCTCGTTCCGCCGCGTCCAGAAGGTCGCCATCCAGCGCGCGCTCAAGATGGGCGCCAAGGGATGCAAGACGCTCATCTCCGGACGTCTCGCCGGTGCCGAAATCGCCCGCAGCGAAGGCTACAGCGAAGGCAACGTTCCGCTCCACACCCTCCGCGCGGACATCGATTTCGCGCTCACCGAGGCGCACACCACCTATGGCAAGCTCGGCGTCAAGGTCTGGGTCCACAGGGGCGAAATCCTTCCGCAGAAGAAGGAGGCAAAATAA
- the rplP gene encoding 50S ribosomal protein L16, with amino-acid sequence MLMPKRTKYRRPHGVSYEGHAKGGTELAFGDYGLVALEGAWVPSRAIEASRVAMTRFMKREGQVWTKIFPHLAKTKKPLEVRMGSGKGAPDDWVAVVKEGLILFEIAGVSEAVAKEALRLASHKLPVLTKFIKKENGDVDAARE; translated from the coding sequence ATGTTGATGCCCAAGAGAACCAAATATCGCCGTCCGCATGGCGTGAGCTATGAAGGACACGCGAAGGGCGGAACCGAGCTCGCCTTCGGCGACTACGGTCTCGTCGCCCTCGAGGGCGCGTGGGTTCCTTCCCGTGCGATCGAAGCGTCCCGCGTCGCGATGACCCGCTTCATGAAGCGCGAAGGCCAGGTCTGGACCAAGATCTTCCCGCACCTCGCGAAAACCAAGAAACCGCTGGAAGTCCGAATGGGCTCCGGCAAGGGCGCCCCGGACGACTGGGTCGCCGTCGTCAAGGAAGGACTCATCCTGTTCGAGATCGCCGGCGTCAGCGAAGCGGTCGCCAAGGAAGCCCTGCGTCTGGCCTCGCACAAATTGCCTGTCCTGACCAAGTTCATCAAGAAAGAGAACGGTGACGTCGATGCTGCACGTGAGTGA